The following are from one region of the Segatella oris genome:
- the cdd gene encoding cytidine deaminase: protein MKKLKIEIGYDFCQLDELSEQDLNLIESAKAAVKNSYANYSHFHVGAALRLHDGRVVIGANQENAAFPSGLCAERSAIFAAQSHYPEQAIDALAIVAHNEKGFLSDPITPCGACRQVMLEMEDRYKQNVRVLLYGTSGVYILKSVKDLLPFAFVDENMRK from the coding sequence ATGAAGAAATTGAAGATAGAAATAGGTTATGATTTCTGTCAACTTGATGAATTGAGCGAACAGGACCTAAATCTCATTGAAAGTGCCAAGGCTGCTGTGAAGAACAGCTATGCCAACTATAGTCATTTCCATGTTGGTGCGGCTTTGAGGCTGCATGATGGGCGCGTTGTTATCGGTGCAAACCAGGAGAATGCGGCCTTTCCTTCGGGCTTATGTGCCGAGCGTTCAGCCATATTTGCCGCCCAGTCGCATTATCCCGAGCAGGCTATTGATGCCTTAGCTATCGTTGCCCACAACGAAAAAGGGTTTCTGTCAGATCCTATTACGCCCTGTGGAGCATGCCGACAAGTGATGCTTGAAATGGAAGATCGCTACAAACAGAATGTCCGTGTGTTGCTTTATGGCACATCAGGTGTATATATTTTGAAAAGTGTAAAAGACCTTCTGCCCTTTGCGTTTGTTGATGAAAACATGAGAAAATAG
- a CDS encoding lactate utilization protein C, translated as MEKKEFLDRLRANTREQYDMPDMNINGITYPDTVKQFIEMTQSVGGSVVEAKPTDDLNTLINKAYPDARVIASNLPGINAQRNPDTVAEASELNGTDVGVVKGEIGVAENACVWVPQVMREKAVCFISEHLVIILDRKQVVDNMHQAYQKIQMTDYGFGTFISGPSKTADIEQALVMGAQAARSVTVILVG; from the coding sequence ATGGAAAAGAAAGAATTTCTCGATAGATTGCGTGCCAATACGCGTGAGCAATACGATATGCCTGACATGAATATCAATGGCATTACCTATCCCGACACGGTCAAACAGTTTATAGAAATGACTCAATCTGTGGGTGGAAGCGTTGTCGAAGCAAAGCCGACAGATGATTTGAACACACTGATCAACAAGGCTTATCCCGATGCAAGGGTCATTGCAAGCAATCTTCCGGGCATCAATGCCCAACGAAATCCCGACACAGTCGCCGAAGCAAGCGAACTCAACGGCACCGATGTAGGAGTCGTCAAGGGTGAAATTGGCGTGGCAGAAAACGCATGTGTATGGGTGCCTCAAGTGATGAGAGAGAAGGCTGTGTGCTTTATTTCAGAGCATCTTGTAATCATTCTCGACCGAAAACAAGTGGTTGACAACATGCACCAGGCCTATCAGAAGATACAGATGACTGATTATGGCTTTGGCACTTTCATCAGTGGGCCCAGCAAGACGGCCGACATTGAGCAGGCACTTGTCATGGGTGCGCAGGCTGCTCGTTCCGTTACGGTCATCCTTGTGGGTTGA
- a CDS encoding (Fe-S)-binding protein yields the protein MKVGLFVPCYVDALYPEAGIATYKLLKHFGIDVSYPEKQTCCGQPMGNAGFEGMSKPLARKFDELFRDFDYIVAPSASCAAYVKIYYPRLLKGEHECLSSKKIMDIVEFLHDVLKITSLPGSFPHVVSVHNSCHGVRELGLSAPSERNIPPYNKIIDLLKLLKDITVKEPERKDECCGFGGMFSVEETAVSIRMGEDKIDRHIATGAEFVTGPDSSCLMHMAGIAKREKKPIKFVHVAQILAAGL from the coding sequence ATGAAAGTTGGATTGTTTGTTCCTTGTTATGTGGATGCACTGTACCCGGAGGCTGGGATTGCTACATACAAGCTGTTAAAGCACTTTGGAATCGACGTCAGTTATCCGGAGAAGCAGACTTGTTGCGGTCAACCTATGGGGAATGCAGGCTTTGAAGGCATGTCAAAACCATTGGCCAGAAAGTTTGATGAGCTGTTCCGTGACTTCGATTATATCGTTGCACCATCGGCTTCATGCGCTGCATATGTGAAGATATATTACCCTCGTTTGCTGAAAGGAGAGCACGAATGCCTGTCTTCAAAGAAGATAATGGACATCGTAGAGTTCCTGCATGACGTGCTCAAAATCACCTCTTTGCCGGGTAGTTTCCCCCATGTGGTGAGCGTACATAACAGTTGTCACGGCGTAAGAGAACTTGGTTTGTCTGCTCCTTCCGAGCGAAACATTCCTCCTTACAATAAGATTATCGACTTGTTGAAGCTTTTAAAGGACATCACTGTAAAAGAACCGGAGCGTAAAGACGAGTGTTGTGGCTTCGGAGGTATGTTCTCTGTGGAGGAAACTGCAGTCTCTATACGCATGGGAGAAGATAAGATTGACCGCCATATTGCCACAGGTGCCGAGTTTGTTACAGGCCCCGACAGCAGTTGTCTGATGCATATGGCGGGCATTGCCAAGCGTGAAAAGAAACCCATAAAATTCGTTCATGTGGCCCAAATACTGGCTGCCGGACTTTAA
- a CDS encoding lactate utilization protein B yields the protein MSTEHAKKAAIFNKNREKTTWHDQTFWSVRMKHDAVAHQLPEWEDLRQHASDIKRHTITHLADYLEAFTSNLESRGVIVHWANDADEFNAIVYDILKSHGVKKMVKSKSMLTEECQMNPYLIDRGIDVVETDLGERIIQLLGQKPSHIVMPAIHLTREEVGRMFEEKGISQEKGNYDPTYLTRCARHHLREEFVEADAGMTGCNFGVAKTGDIVVCTNEGNADMTTSIPKLHIVSMGIEKLVPDYASLAVFQRLLCRCGTGQPTTTYTSHFRQARPGGEMHVVLVDNGRSKILGNPEHWETLKCIRCGACMNTCPVYRRSGGYSYSYFIPGPIGVNLGMLHDARKHAGNVSACSLCLSCDNVCPAEVAPGSQIYVWRQMLDSIGKADPLKKTMSKGMEALFEAPTLYQTTLKFAPLANLIPERLTHFSRINPWGIGHAKPEFAEKSFHQLWKEGEVK from the coding sequence ATGAGCACAGAACATGCAAAGAAGGCAGCCATATTCAATAAGAACCGCGAGAAAACGACATGGCATGACCAGACTTTCTGGTCAGTTCGCATGAAACATGATGCCGTAGCCCACCAATTGCCTGAATGGGAAGACCTGCGTCAACATGCAAGTGACATCAAACGGCACACCATAACCCACCTTGCCGACTATCTTGAAGCCTTTACTTCCAACCTCGAGAGTCGTGGAGTCATCGTGCATTGGGCCAATGATGCCGATGAATTCAACGCCATAGTGTATGATATACTCAAGTCGCATGGCGTGAAGAAAATGGTGAAATCAAAGTCGATGCTCACTGAAGAATGCCAGATGAATCCCTATCTCATCGACCGTGGAATAGATGTTGTTGAGACCGATTTAGGTGAGCGTATCATCCAACTTCTTGGTCAGAAGCCGAGTCATATCGTGATGCCGGCCATTCATCTGACGCGTGAAGAAGTGGGAAGAATGTTTGAAGAAAAGGGCATTTCGCAAGAGAAAGGAAACTATGACCCTACATATCTCACCCGATGTGCACGTCATCATCTGCGTGAGGAGTTTGTAGAAGCCGACGCAGGTATGACGGGTTGCAACTTCGGTGTAGCCAAGACGGGTGATATTGTGGTGTGTACCAATGAGGGAAATGCCGACATGACAACCTCTATCCCGAAGCTGCATATTGTCTCAATGGGCATTGAAAAGCTCGTTCCCGACTATGCTTCATTGGCTGTCTTCCAGCGTTTGCTCTGCCGTTGCGGTACAGGTCAGCCCACAACTACCTATACTTCGCATTTTCGTCAGGCCCGTCCGGGAGGCGAAATGCACGTGGTTTTGGTTGACAACGGACGCAGTAAGATACTCGGAAACCCTGAACATTGGGAAACATTGAAGTGTATCCGCTGTGGAGCCTGCATGAACACGTGCCCCGTTTACCGTCGAAGTGGCGGCTACAGCTACAGTTATTTCATCCCGGGACCTATCGGGGTGAACCTCGGTATGCTGCATGATGCCCGAAAACATGCGGGTAATGTGAGTGCCTGTTCGCTCTGTTTGAGTTGCGATAACGTGTGTCCAGCCGAGGTAGCACCGGGCAGTCAGATTTATGTTTGGCGTCAGATGCTCGACAGTATAGGCAAGGCTGACCCGCTGAAGAAGACAATGTCGAAGGGCATGGAGGCGCTCTTTGAGGCTCCGACGCTTTATCAGACGACCTTGAAGTTTGCTCCTTTGGCCAATCTTATCCCCGAACGATTGACGCATTTCAGCCGAATTAATCCATGGGGAATAGGTCATGCGAAGCCCGAATTTGCCGAAAAGTCATTCCATCAGCTGTGGAAAGAGGGTGAGGTGAAGTGA